From the Psychrobacter sp. P11F6 genome, the window AGCCCTCTGACCTTGAGCTTTGATATTCCAAGTGGCCTAAGCTTTCGTCATCTGTATATAACGGCTGTGCATCAGCTAGATCATGATGGCAGCTACGGCTATTATCGCTTGCTCGCCCAGCCCATCACTTATCGCCTGCATCAGCATATACGCGGTCATATTGATACTCATTTGACCGTACAAGCGATGGTAGCAGAGCGCACGGCTACGCTGGATATAGAAATCATCGATGACAGTAACAATGGTGAAGATTCTAACTGGTCACCAGCACGCATGACCCAGTGGCAAATAAGCGACTGGACACATATTTGCAAGCGGCTCGCGCGTCAAGGGCTGACAGCCTATCTACGCCATGAGCAAACGGACGAGCATAGTCCACCAAAGCTCGTTATTACATCGCATAGTCCAAGTGATAGCGATGGCATCAGCTTGAATATTGGCGCGCTGCGTTACCAGCAAGTGTTACATGACCGTGTCGATGCACCAGTATTGGCATTGAGTGAGCAGGTCATCACCCAACCAAACTCAGTAACGATGCAGCGTTTTAATAGCAGCAGTGTTGCACACCCAACGCAGTCCGCTGACGTTGCGATGAGCCGTAACCTTGATGACATAAGCCATTCGAATAACTACACACTCACATTAGACACGCCTGCTGCTTTTGCGCCAGTAACAGATACTGAAACCATAGACGAAGCAACCATCGTGGCAAACAGTCATCAAAGTCAATATAGCGTCTATCATGCTCTAGCCCATGCTACGGATTTGAGTGTTGCTGATACCTTTATACTTGTCGATCACAGTGCGCTCAATCAGCACTACCGTGCTACCCATATCGTGCATCTGGCTCGCAATAGTCTAGCGCATGTCACAGGGCTAACCCAAAGCTCACGCCACCAACAGCGTCATGCGTCAACATTAGCAGCTGGCATTCATTTGACTCAGCTGCGCCTCATTACCGCTGATACCTCATGGGTCGGTCATCTATATAGCAGACATGCCCTACCGCCGATGACGGGTATCACCGAAATGCAAAATGAGATGGATAGCCGTAACCATATGACGCCCACGCGCAGCTATTTACTGGATAGCCCTGCCCAGCCTATCAGTCGCCTTGAGGCTCAGGCTGGCGCGAACTACGGCACACACTTCACCCATAGAGCGGATGACCAAACCCTCATGCAATCTATCGGCGATAGCGAGCATCTAATTAACACTGGCAGTTTATTGTCATCGACTCGCCCTAGCCTATTTGCCACGGATAACGCACAAGCCATTGAAAGCGGCTATCGACATAAAGGGGACGCTACCCTAGCAGAATGGGTCACTGATCACCGTATAGAACAAGCCTACTCGCAACTTAACGTCGTTGATGGACAAATCGCTGCTAGCCTAAAGATGGGGATCATCAATCCAGCAAAAGACACCGCCAAGCGTCAAGGCATCAATGCGGCTACTAACGCTCAAATCAACATAAAATCAGGCGAAGCCCTCGTCTTCTCCACTCAAGCACAAACCCACGCACAATCTGGACAGCACAACTACCAGCACCATACTCCCACTCTCACCCAAACTGGTCTTGGTGGTCAGCACTTAGCGGAACGCTTAACGCAATTGGCGACAGGGCTTGGACGTCATGTCAATGACCATAAAGCGATTAAGACGCAACTTGAAACTATCGCAGAGGAACAGCAAACCAAAACCCATCAAACAATGCCATTCGCGTTAATCGATAGCGCAGCAGACAGCAGCTATGTCAGTGACGATACACTGATTCACAGAAGCATGGGTGAGATGGCCTCCACCACGCAGCAAGATATGGTGATCAGTAGTGGAGAGAGTCATAACCAGGTCAGTAGCGAGTCTCTAAATATCATAGCCGATGGTGAGTTTAGTATGACCAATGCCAAAGAGAATATCACCCTCTCTGCCCATACGGGTAAGCTTGAAGCCACTGCAAAGCAGGATGTGAACGTGGCGTCTTCGACCAAAGAGGTTGAGATAGTAGCGACGAATAAAATTACGCTGACGGCTGGTGGTGCGAGTATCACTTTGGATGGC encodes:
- a CDS encoding DUF2345 domain-containing protein, which gives rise to MLRLTNTVLPMHPDRLYASEGSTQAPYPSARQEVNAHRAWQDKLMHSADEADIIAQLNPNGNCQYQQHGIDTYVLHVYIHERHHPPFTPLTNLIGSPLTLSFDIPSGLSFRHLYITAVHQLDHDGSYGYYRLLAQPITYRLHQHIRGHIDTHLTVQAMVAERTATLDIEIIDDSNNGEDSNWSPARMTQWQISDWTHICKRLARQGLTAYLRHEQTDEHSPPKLVITSHSPSDSDGISLNIGALRYQQVLHDRVDAPVLALSEQVITQPNSVTMQRFNSSSVAHPTQSADVAMSRNLDDISHSNNYTLTLDTPAAFAPVTDTETIDEATIVANSHQSQYSVYHALAHATDLSVADTFILVDHSALNQHYRATHIVHLARNSLAHVTGLTQSSRHQQRHASTLAAGIHLTQLRLITADTSWVGHLYSRHALPPMTGITEMQNEMDSRNHMTPTRSYLLDSPAQPISRLEAQAGANYGTHFTHRADDQTLMQSIGDSEHLINTGSLLSSTRPSLFATDNAQAIESGYRHKGDATLAEWVTDHRIEQAYSQLNVVDGQIAASLKMGIINPAKDTAKRQGINAATNAQINIKSGEALVFSTQAQTHAQSGQHNYQHHTPTLTQTGLGGQHLAERLTQLATGLGRHVNDHKAIKTQLETIAEEQQTKTHQTMPFALIDSAADSSYVSDDTLIHRSMGEMASTTQQDMVISSGESHNQVSSESLNIIADGEFSMTNAKENITLSAHTGKLEATAKQDVNVASSTKEVEIVATNKITLTAGGASITLDGANITIAAKQFTEKGGKHTRAGGGVDSSYLSRLPFDKLLEKEFFDEQVQFLNTAGLPIKNIDYHLLGKNLNMKAKVNDEGKTVRADTDTKSEKLETKILFKSIEGLKDL